The sequence below is a genomic window from Silene latifolia isolate original U9 population chromosome 7, ASM4854445v1, whole genome shotgun sequence.
attttttttttgtttttcatgacttttttacttttctattttgtttttcatttctttttcaaaacctcttatttatatataaTGCCAAACTCACATCGAAATCCGACCCAAGTAGACGTGCCAGCCATCCACCATcacgacccaaatcacctcctacaacacaactacaaaaccgaccaattcttgattaaggaagggtggttatgggaatgtagctattttaagtgggtttgccaaatgaaaaggctaagctcaaagggggtgaatcaaaaagggaaacgatgtaggggagaaaacaaggctatttggctatgtgaggttcataaaaactgatttttgcttcatatcatgtgcacaaaaatgtaatgcaattttatggtctaaggacgatgcgacacacttatgcgtaatgatgtgacacgcctcgcgaggaggcctactctcgaacctagatgagggcggggtatgaatgtacccgccctaggaggctctacccttacctttgagtagctaggtcgagccaaaggtctagtctacggccctaggtctcacaagatcggtctaaactcatcggtcaagccctccttcctcggctaactaagaggccacgggtgcgagtcacgaggaggggaaaggcacaattgggcacattagttcatcatgggggtacttggttcccttcctttgaccatgttcttccttaaaaacttatttacaaactcaatgcaaaaagaaagaaatgcaacaagtatttacatgtgaacttatgcatgcggaaatttaaacaaacatgaaatgaaacgtgcaacaaattggctaaacctagcagcacatcaacaccaaaattccaaacggtctcccaaggagacacctaaagcaacaaaattcccattctccttcaaaatatccaagataccaaaaagaaagaatagtaaaaggagCAAGAGATAGGAGGGATTATACCAAacggtcttctagctcctttttgcctcaagtggtcaatgtgccatgccaaaggttagacaaaacatatatatacaatgtaaattttttgaatttttcagaaatttttcaatttttaggcattttctctaatttataaacatttacaattataaacaaatattcacaagagtggatatttccctccccacacttgaaatgtacattgtcctcaatggacaaaagcatagggagtgaataagaaaaaggaaggaacatatttttttggttttttgaaattttcaaaggTAAAATAACATATGTTTGTGATTTTTGTTATAAGAACTCCCTCctcacacttatttatttacattatttccaaattgaaataaatgtgtggagggaattcaaattaaaagacatgtttttgctcttttttttttaggccctccccacacttatttatagacatgggagggaaatttagtgaaataaaataacatgtttttggtggtttttgtcttttttcattttttagttggtttttattttattttgaaaatgcaatgcatgctctattctacatgcaaaattgaaatgacaatgcaaattatgctaagtgaatgcaattactaaatgtgacgatatattacaaaattgaaatctaatgcaatcctatatgatgcaactaaatgaattatcaactaaatgcatgcgaaaaatttaaacatgaatgagaaatttggataaaagggagaGATCATACTTGTCATTTGGCTGTAAATCCAAAAATTAAATGTCATCCTCTGGCTGACATAAAGACAGGACTTCATTTGGACCAACGAAATAAACAAAGATATCATCATATGCCATTTCCTGCTTCCTATGACCTGCAATTTGCAATAAACAACAATGAGTATTCCGTATAAGACTACGACATCCAAGATTGAATATACAAGTAGCCAAAGGCGACTTTGCTTTCATTCATATCGTCCCCGATTATTCCCTTAACGGTCTCCTTATTTGAGTATCTTAGTCATTTCTTTACGTTTCTGTTTTAACTTTTCAGACTCAAAAGTTGACAATAACCATTCCCAATTACAAATTGCTTTTTCACTTTTTTTAAAGCATATCCACTCTCATATAATTGATTCATTGAAACTCATCATTTCCCCCCAATCTCGATACCCGAACCTTCCAAACAATGAAAAGTAACAAGTCTCTCAAGGTGGTAATGTTACCATGGTTAGCCATGGGTCACCTAACACCATTCCTAGAGCTCTCAAAGTCCTTAGCCAAAAACGGTCTACAAGTATATTTCGTAACAACCCCGAACAACATCGCTAGACTCCCTAAACTCCCACCAAACTTAGCAtcttccataaccttagtaagcATCCCTTTACCTTGTCCCCGACCAAGCCGAGTCTTCCATGGACGTACCAAGCATAATCCAACCTTTACTTAAAATGCGATTTGACTTACTCGAACCACCCGTCTCAGCCTTCCTAGAAGAGGTCCAACCTGATTGGATCCTATACGATTTTACTTCGTATTGGATCCCGTCTATGGCAGCTAAGATGGGTGTCTCGTGTGCGTACGTGGCATTGTTTAATGCTGCTTCGCTATCGTTCATAGGACCTCCGTCTGCATTGTTGGGAAATGTTCGCTCGTCGCTAGACGATTATACGGTTGTGCCTAGTTGGATTCCTTTTGAGTCTGATATCGCTTATCGACCGTATGAGGTTGTCAAGTTTGAACATTCGGTAGATGCAAGGATAGCTACCTCGGATACGGTCCGGTTTGGTAACTCTATAGCGGGATGTGATTTTGTCGGGATTCGAAGCTCGCCGGAATTCGAACCGATATGGATTAATCTTCTTGAGAAATTATATGGGAAAATTGTTCTTCCAATTGGGTTTCTTTTCCCGGTTAGTAATGATGATAATGAAGATTTAAATTGTGATAATTGGGCTTTTTTAAAGGAGTGGTTGGACCGGCATGAACCGGGTTCGGTTTTATATGTTGCATTTGGGAGTGAGTCTAGTTTGACCCAAGAGGAAGTGTATGAATTGGGCCTTGGATTGGAGCATTCGGGTGTGCCGTTTGTTTTAATACTCCGGGACCCACTTGGGTCCGATAAAAATGTAATGGATATGCTACCAGAAGGGTTTGTGGACCGGGTATTGGGTCGAGGATTAGTCCATCGAGGTTGGGCCCCACAAGTGAAGATTCTAAGGCACCCGGCGATTAGAGGGTTTTTGAGTCATTGCGGGTGGAACTCGGTGATAGAGGGACTTGGACTAGGTAGGGTGTTGGTGTTGCTACCTGTGATGAATGATCAAGGGCTCGTTGCGAGGTTGTTGGTCGGTCAAGGACTCGGGGTCGAGATCAAGCGTGATGAGAAAGATGGGACATTGAGATCGGAGAGTGTGGTTACGGCCGTGAGGTTAGCAATGGTTGATAAAGAGGGGGAAGAAGTGAGGATTAAGTGTAGGAATATGGCAAGTGTTTTTGGGGATAATAAGTTAAATGATGGGTATATTGAGGCTTTTGTGTCTTATCTTgaagaaaataaaaaatcaaagtagATGAGGTGTGAATATAATGAATCTACTGGCTGGTTTATATCTAGGGACTCGGAGTTGTCGGAGCTGGAGAACTAATAATACGAATATTATGTACCCTGTATTAGAATACCTCTCAAAGTTTAGACACGTTGAAAATTCTTCAAGATTCGTCTATCTTAAAAAGTCACTTGCATTATACGTCCGAGCATATTGTGTTACTACTCAATGAATTGATTAATGACCTCATGTATCATGTATTTGCGTATTACAGTGAGCGTGTATATTCAAACTAATAGCCTCTATCTATTTTCGAGGGCTTGTGTAAGGCTCGACTCACTTTACCCGTCGTAGGTTCGTAGCTAATATATGAAAGTGCCTGAGAGATCAGGATCTCTTTGAAGATACGACTGTATACAAATTATATTATAGTCGTATCTTCAAAGAGGTCCTTCTGGACGACTACCGTTGAATTATGTTGAACTCATGTTAACCATGCATAACACGAGTGCTTAAACAAGGGGTTGCCTGCCTTTTTTCTGAAGAAAGATTACTTTAAAATGGATCATGATATGTTGTCTGTCTGGGGTCTAGACCCCAAAATTATGCTGCACAAGTCCAGTGATTGCCTATAAGGGCTATAACAAGGCCCATATAGTTCTATGCCATGTATGGGCGTATGGCAGAAAATTTGAAGCAAAGGCACTATCTCTTGCCTACACGATACGATAATAGCATGCAAACCACCACGTATATCAAGTTAACTATCCTTTTTATCAGGGTGACCGACTGAAAATCTAGAATGTATAGTCTGAGGCCATAAATAACTCTCACACGATTGCTCTTGCAGAACAACTTGGCAAACAGTTCAACCGGGTCAGGTTCGGGGTCCGGTTAGTTTGGGTCGAGTCAATTTCGGGTTTACAAGAGTAGGGTCGGGTCAGGCCGGACCAACTCGTTTTCAGATCAACTATTATCAAATTATTGATTGATAATAATCAGTTTGTACCAATAAGCATCCGGATATATTAGTTCGGTCAATTCGGGTTTGTGTGAAACTCGGAACTTGAGTTTGGGTGTCGGGTCAGGTTATTATTAGGAACGGGACATTCGGGTTAGGTCGATTTAGTCAGGCTTACTTGGAGGGAATTGAACTTAAAGacctttcactaaagttttaaCCACTAGATTTTATCCTTGCGAGCTTGAATTACTATGTTATACATTGCACGTGGTCTATACTAGTTACAAACACATTAAACTTTGGAAATAATGATTATTCATGAAATATTTGTGTATATTAGAAGTTTATATAACAAGCAACGAACGAGGAACAAACTAGATTGATAAAGTACGGAAAGTTCAATTACACCAAGGAAGATGGTATTAAAGAAACGACATTCATTCAAAATGAGGAAATTGTTGGAAATGTAAATACTTGTGTTGTGTAATTAAGACGGTTTTACCCAAATTTATTATATTAGTGTAAAACCGCCTCACACAAGTCTAACTCGTAAAAATGAGGTCGGTGTTGTTAGGTATTCCGTATCAAGTCAAGGAGTAATGGTTCCGTTTATCTTAGCAATGTCTTCAACATTGGTTTTGCCATCCGGGTTTGCATCAAGGTTTCCGGAAGTCTCAGTTTTACCAACTTTGAGGTGGCCCTTCGGGTTTGGATCATCCAAAGTTACACAGCCGTTAGCATTAAGGGTGGATGAAGTACCGCAAAGTTTAGTTGGGTTATTTGAGGTGATTTCAAGCGTTCCAAGATCCGGCTGTGTTACTTTCCCTTTAACAATAGGCTCAACCGAGAAAGCCACTGTCACCACAATCGCGGCTATAGCCAACCACAATGCGCACGAGTActtactcatcttcatcatctttgcCATTATAATTATAAGTATGGAATTATTGAGGTGGTTAAGAGGAGGTTTAGTTTGTAGTTATAAAGATATGTATGAGTTGAGTACTAATGCATCGTATCCTCTTTATATACTATTGGAATATAGATTATATATTCAGCCGGCTCTTATAGAACTAAAACTAGCTTAGACCCGTGCAAAAATGCACGAACATACTAAAATAAATATGTAAATACTGTGTTAAAATTGTTATTAGTTCTTAGTAATAAAGAAATTCTTAGTAATAAAGAAACTTGGACTGTTCTAAACTTTCTTGAACTATAATTTCTATGTTCTTTTTTTTCCTGTGAGACTTTTGTGCCCTTGTAGCCTTGATATTTTCCGTTTTCTATCAAGAGTAACGAAATAAAGTGAAAAAAAGAATAGAAAATCCAACATTGGATGATGGAATCATTTAACATAACTACATAAACATAAGCAATTATTTGGAAAGGATTTGTAGAGGGTGTTTGAATGGAGTGAATATGAGTAGATAGCAAATGCTTTCCAATAATATAACCAAAACTGCATATCTTGCCCATTCATCTAAATTGCATATCTTGGCCCATTCATCCAATAATGGAGCTTTTGAATCTAACGTTTGACAGGTAGTTAAGAATATCGCCATTTATACAATTATATCCATGTCGTGTATTATAGTGATTTCAATGTCATATACAATCAAGCATTCTCGAGTCATGAAATATAGACAAATAAGATTCAGAGTAAATGAATTTCATTTGTTTGAGTGATATGCTCAAATCAATAGaactaaaaaaataataatactccATACAATAAGAGCAACGTACATGATACATATCAATAAATTCATCGTAAAATCTTCTAATCTTCGAATTGTCTCTCCAAAAATATATGAGTTGTTTACGAATGTGTTCGATTCGTGAAGTAGAAGTACTTTGTATGCTGTGATGTGAAGATAGTATGGTGAATATATGAGAGATAAGAGAGGAGAATATCAAAGGTTCTAAGAGTAGTCTTCAAATATTGTATATTTGTATGTATGTTGTGATTGTAGGCGGCTATTATATTAGGGTTTGACTTGGAGAACGGCATCAGAGTAGTATATTGAGTTAGGCGGGAAAAAATGATGTTATGGTTTctgttttattatattgtatagattacATATACTAGCTTAGCTTGCATCCAGCTCTTACCTCCTAAAATTATATCatttctttgatttctttgtGATTGTAATCTTAATAAAATAGTAAAGAGTTCAGCTTTTGACTTTGATCGAAGTTAGGGTTCGTTTCCATAGTGTTAGTGAAATATATCCTCTTTGGTAGGCAATCTTAAAATACTACCACTGTAAACCCTCACGGGTAGAATTAACTTGGCTCATCAGTTTAAATGTGTTATATATGAAGTGAGCTTGGGTACGGTTGGTACGGCTCATATTTCGAGTTTTGAGTATGTTTCAAGTATGATTTTACCAGGTGGGTCATTTTGATTATGGCTCATCTGAATCGGGTTATTTTGCCTAGTACACCTCATCCTGATAGGGTCGGGTCACTTTGGGCTCTTCTATTAGAGTGTACTCCCCTTGTTCccgtcatttgtttacttttggtTTTGCCAAGGGAATTAAAAGAGGAATAGGCCAATTATTAGATAACAATTACGTGGACTTAATTGAGTGTGCAGGATCACATTGCCCATCAAagacattcctaaaatagaatggtaaacaattgactaaaacactccaaaataaaaataagaaataGATATACAAATAACTGGAACGGGTGAGTATATGCGAATTAGTGGTTAGGGTATTAATCAAAATTAATCACTCATAAACATGGCAAGCATGCAAACATGTAGACTACTCCATAATCTACTCTCTGTGTTCGTCGTGCTAAAAGACATGGTTGGTGATCCGGCCAAAAACTATTAAAATAGGTTATACAACTTATATCCAGGAACTAAAAGTTGTATTTCATCATAAAATATTTAGATTTTGATTTGTTTGTGATTTTATTTTGGTTCTTACTTTTTCGAATGTTTGGCCTGCAGCTTCACAACATGAGTTTCTACCAAGATTACATATTGATAAATGTAAAACTTCTTCAAGCTCTACGTAAGGTAAGGGGATTCCATTAGAATGTGTACAAACATCTCGAAATGAAACAAAACTTACCTAAATTTAACATAAGGGTATTTATGACTTCGTCCCTAAAACAACCAATTTAATACCCGATCCAAATAGGTTAAGGACAACAAttaactgagacacccaaaatgaaaaatgacaacaaatgaccgggacagaggaagTACTATGGAACAAGTCCTGAAAAGTTGAAACTAAGGCGGTACGATACCATACCTACTTATACCCGCCCTATTGACATCCTTTCTTTTCCCAAGTTGGCCTTAAACTGGATCATGGAACAAGACCATGACATCCAAAATGACGCTGCCCAAAACCATTTATAGCTTTATAAAGGCCCATAGTTCTATGCCATATAGAAATTAGAAGCCAAGGCCCACAGTGAACCAATAAAGCCATCCGTCTTGCTTGTTTTTCCGTGCCTCTAAATGTAAACGTCTATTTTTTTCAGCAACTCTCCTATaagaccgtcctatagcatatgATTGGTCCAAAAAAAAGAGAAGCCCTAAcaaaacaattaaatttatttatagtttaattttattttaacgaCCCGACATTTtatgatgaaaactaacatatcTAAATATAtaatttatcaatataaaatgttaggttctcaaaataaaataattttctacaagtttattaactaatttatttggatttttagTTATTGGGCTAGTCTTATAAATAAAGTGGTCTTACACAACAATTTGTGATTTTTTTCCTTCTGATAACAAGAAAACTCGCACCGGTTACCTTTGTTACTTGGTGCATTTTAGATAGACCTCCAAAAATACAAGATAGCTGGCAAATCTCACATATCAGATTAACTACAAGTATCATTTTAGGCCCTGTTTTTTTatcttaatttcagctcattttagtttagtttaattcagtttagctccatttagttcaattcagctctTTTCAGCTAAAAAAAAAACAGGGCCTTTCAAGGGTCATCTGCTCGAAGTTAACAATCGCAGCAAAATTACTATTGCAAAGACTTAAACCTAAAATCCCGATATTTATCAAGAAGATTTTAACCGCCCGACTCCACCATCATAAACGAGCACCCTTCCAATTTTAACCGCCCGACTCCACCTTAGGCTCGGCACGCCACTCGAGCACCCTTCCAATTTTATCAGATGTCCCCGAAGAGACGAGTCATTCAACTACTAGTCTACTAGGTAGTTGGTGTACaaataaaaaattcaaaatatagTTGACTGGCGCTAGACATTCTTAACTAATATTCCCACACATTCAACCACTTTGAGATTTGATCTCACTCAGTTGACAGAAATGGACACAAACACCACGGTTCGACCGCCACCCGAGAATCAATCAGCCCTCATATTCATGGGTACCGGCTGCTCGAGTGGCGTGCCGAGCCTAAGGTGTT
It includes:
- the LOC141592736 gene encoding LOW QUALITY PROTEIN: UDP-glycosyltransferase 91C1-like (The sequence of the model RefSeq protein was modified relative to this genomic sequence to represent the inferred CDS: inserted 2 bases in 1 codon); this translates as MKSNKSLKVVMLPWLAMGHLTPFLELSKSLAKNGLQVYFVTTPNNIARLPKLPPNLASSITLVSIPLPXVPDQAESSMDVPSIIQPLLKMRFDLLEPPVSAFLEEVQPDWILYDFTSYWIPSMAAKMGVSCAYVALFNAASLSFIGPPSALLGNVRSSLDDYTVVPSWIPFESDIAYRPYEVVKFEHSVDARIATSDTVRFGNSIAGCDFVGIRSSPEFEPIWINLLEKLYGKIVLPIGFLFPVSNDDNEDLNCDNWAFLKEWLDRHEPGSVLYVAFGSESSLTQEEVYELGLGLEHSGVPFVLILRDPLGSDKNVMDMLPEGFVDRVLGRGLVHRGWAPQVKILRHPAIRGFLSHCGWNSVIEGLGLGRVLVLLPVMNDQGLVARLLVGQGLGVEIKRDEKDGTLRSESVVTAVRLAMVDKEGEEVRIKCRNMASVFGDNKLNDGYIEAFVSYLEENKKSK